One genomic region from Ammospiza caudacuta isolate bAmmCau1 chromosome 1, bAmmCau1.pri, whole genome shotgun sequence encodes:
- the LOC131564650 gene encoding feather beta keratin-like: MACNSLCRPCGPTPLANSCNEPCALQCQDSHVIINPSPVLVTLPGPIMTSFPQNTAVGSTSSAALGTELNAQGQPISGGFGGFGLGYGLGGLGCYGRRGYGYIC; the protein is encoded by the coding sequence ATGGCCTGCAACAGCCTCTGCCGTCCCTGCGGACCCACCCCGCTGGCCAACAGCTGCAacgagccctgtgccctgcaatgcCAGGATTCCCACGTCATCATCAacccttcccctgtgctggtcaccctgccaggacccatcatgacctccttcccccagaacaCCGCCGTCGGATCCACCTCCTccgctgctctgggcactgagctcaatgcccagggacagcccatcTCTGGCGGATTTGGTGGCTTTGGCCTTGGCTACGGCCTGGGAGGCCTGGGCTGCTATGGCAGAAGGGGCTATGGCTACATCTGCTAA
- the LOC131561363 gene encoding feather beta keratin-like, giving the protein MPQGHGTRLSHPSRTSIKASPEPLSLTHFSSHLLLLPTTIPGILHSTPMACNSLCSPCGPTPLANSCNEPCALQCQDSHVIINPSPVLVTLPGPIMTSFPQNTAVGSTSSAALGTELNAQGQPISGGFGGFGYGLGYGRGFGYGCGFGYGQGYGYGLGCYGSRGYGYNC; this is encoded by the exons ATGCCCCAAGGCCATGGGACAAGGCTGTCCCACCCCTCGAGAACCAGCATAaaagccagcccagagcctctCTCCCTCACACACTTCTCCTcacacctcctgctcctgccaacAACCA TTCCAGGCATCCTCCACTCAACACCCATGGCCTGCaacagcctctgcagtccctgcggACCCACCCCGCTGGCCAACAGCTGCAacgagccctgtgccctgcaatgcCAGGATTCCCATGTCATCATCAacccttcccctgtgctggtcaccctgccaggacccatcatgacctccttcccccagaacaCCGCCGTTGGATCCACCTCCTccgctgctctgggcactgagctcaatgcccagggacagcccatcTCTGGTGGCTTTGGTGGCTTTGGCTACGGCCTTGGCTATGGCCGTGGATTTGGCTATGGCTGTGGATTCGGCTATGGGCAGGGCTATGGCTATGGCCTGGGCTGCTATGGCAGCAGGGGCTATGGCTACAACTGCTAA
- the LOC131566496 gene encoding feather beta keratin-like — protein sequence MACNSLCSPCGPTPLANSCNEPCALQCQDSRVIIDPSPVLVTLPGPIMTSFPQNTAVGSTSSAALGTELNAQGQPISGGFGFGLGYGLGGLGCYGRRGYGYIC from the coding sequence ATGGCCTGCaacagcctctgcagtccctgcggACCCACCCCGCTGGCCAACAGCTGCAacgagccctgtgccctgcaatgcCAGGATTCCCGCGTCATCATCGacccttcccctgtgctggtcaccctgccaggacccatcatgacctccttcccccagaacaCCGCCGTCGGATCCACCTCCTccgctgctctgggcactgagctcaatgcccagggacagcccatcTCTGGCGGATTTGGCTTTGGCCTTGGCTACGGCCTGGGAGGCCTGGGCTGCTATGGCAGAAGGGGCTATGGCTACATCTGCTAA
- the LOC131562597 gene encoding feather beta keratin-like, with protein MPQGHGTRLSRPSRTCIKASPEPLSLTHFSRHLLLCRLQGTLHTTPMACNSLCRPCGPTPLANSCNEPCALQCQDSRVIIDPSPVLITLPGPIMTSFPQNTAVGSTSSAALGTELSVQGQPISGGFGGFGGFGYGHGFGYGLGGLGCYGRRGYGSIC; from the exons atGCCCCAAGGCCATGGGACAAGGCTGTCCCGCCCCTCCAGAACCTGCATAaaagccagcccagagcctctCTCCCTTACACACTTCTCCCGACACCTTCTCCTGTGCAGACTACAAG GCACCCTCCACACCACACCCATGGCCTGCAACAGCCTCTGCCGTCCCTGCGGACCCACCCCGCTGGCCAACAGCTGCAacgagccctgtgccctgcaatgcCAGGATTCCCGCGTCATCATCGACCCTTCCCCTGTGCTGAtcaccctgccaggacccatcatgacctccttcccccagaacaCCGCCGTCGGATCCACCTCCTccgctgctctgggcactgagctcagtgtgcagggacagcccatctCTGGTGGATTTGGTGGCTTTGGTGGCTTTGGCTATGGCCATGGATTTGGCTATGGCCTGGGAGGCCTGGGCTGCTATGGCAGAAGGGGCTATGGCTCCATCTGCTAA
- the LOC131561620 gene encoding feather keratin B-4-like produces MTDGHGTRRSRPSRTSIKADPEPLSLTHFSRLHPLLLLPNTLHTTPMACYNICQPCGPTPLANSCNEPCALQCQDSRVVIQPSPVLVTLPGPIMTSFPQSTAVGSTSSAAVGTELSLQGQPISGGFGGFGYGLGYGRGFGYGLGGLGCYGRRGYGNIC; encoded by the exons ATGACTGATG GCCATGGGACAAGGCGGTCCCGCCCATCCAGGACCAGCATAAAAGCTGACCCAGAGCCTCTCTCCCTCACACACTTCTCCAGACTCCATCCGCTCCTGCTTCTTCCAA ACACCCTCCACACCACACCCATGGCCTGCTACAACATCTGCCAACCCTGCGGACCCACCCCGCTGGCCAACAGCTGCAacgagccctgtgccctgcaatgcCAGGATTCCCGAGTTGTTATCCAGCCTTCCCCTGTGCTGgtcaccctgccaggacccatCATGACCTCCTTCCCCCAGAGCACCGCCGTCGGATCCACCTCCTCCGCTGCCGTGGGCACTGAGCTCAGTttgcagggacagcccatctCTGGCGGATTTGGTGGCTTTGGTTATGGCCTTGGCTATGGCCGTGGATTTGGCTACGGGCTGGGAGGCCTGGGCTGCTATGGCAGGAGGGGCTATGGAAACATCTGCTAA